The following DNA comes from Arcobacter cloacae.
AGGAGTACACTTTTTACTAATAATACAAACAGGACAAAAGTCTGCTAGACCAGCTATTAAAGGAATAACTCCTAAATAAAACCAAGCGTTTCCAGTAAAAAATCCAATAGCTATTAAAACTAAACCTATTACGATTCTAAACGGTCTACAAAAGTTTCTAAATTTATCAAATTTATTCATAATTTTAATTCCTAAAATATTTATTTTGTGCAATTATGATATAAGTGTACTTAATCTAAAATAAATAAGAAAAACTTATATTCTATTTCATTAAGTGATTTTTTTGTACAATCAATTAAAAAATAGATATTTAGGTTTTAAATATGAAAGAAAAGATTTATTTTATTCCAGGACTTATGACTGATGAAAGATTGTGGAAGCGGGTTATTCCTCTTTTAGAAAATGATTATGAAATAGTTCATGTTCCAATACCAAGAAGTGAAGATTTTGATGAAATAATTGATATTTTATTTAATGAAATAAAAGAGGAAAAGATAAATCTATTAGGATTTTCTCTAGGAGGATATATAGCTTCTTATTTTGCAATTACTTATCCAAATAGAGTAAAGAGAGTTTTTATGGTTGCAGCAACTCCTGGGGCTACAAATGAAGCTGAAATCGAAAGAAGAAAAGAGAAGTTTGCTATTATTGAAAAAGAGGGCTTTGGTTTAAGTTATGAAAAGGCTTTATCTTTAGTGGAAGAAACAAATAAAAATGATGAAGATTTGATACAAACAATCATTGATATGTTTAATGATTTAGGAAAAAATTGTTTTATTTCTCAACTTACATCTACTTTTTATAGAAAAGATTTATTTGAGGATTTAATACATCAAGATTTTCCAATTTGGATATTTTATAGTGACAATGACAGACTTTTAAATAAAGAGTCCTTAAAAAGACTAATAACTACAACTCATAATATAAAAATGATTAAAAGGGAAGGTTCAAGTCATAATATACCTTTAGAAGCACCTTTTGATTTTGCTTCTAATGTAAAAAATTGGATGAATTCTTGATTGTAATATCTTCTAAATTTATGCTAGATTGATAAACTAAAACTTCAACTTTGTTTTTTGTAACTTCTTTAAAAGTTTCACAATATTTTTTATCAATTTGGCAAGCTAATTTAAAAGGTAAATCATCAGTTCTTTGAATAACATATAACATTACAGCTCTATGCCCAAGTTTAACCATCTCTTCAAGCTCTTTTAGATGTTTTGTTCCCCTTGAAGTAACAGCATCAGGAAAGGCTAAAAAATCATCTATTCTTAAACTTACACTTTTTACTTCAACAAAACATTTTTCATTTTCATTTTCAAGCAAAATATCTATTCTACTACTTTGTCCATATTTTTGTTCAGTTTTCAAAGATTTATAACCTTGAAGCTCTTTTATTGTTTGGTTATTTATTGCTTCTACAGCTATTTTATTTGCTACATTTGTATTGGTACAGATTAAGTTTTCACCAATTTTTGTAAGTTCTAAAGTGTACTTCAGTTTTCTTTTTTCACTATCATGAAAGCTAACCCAAACATCACAATTTTCTTCTATACAGCTTGTCATCGCTCCACTATTTGGCACATGTGCTGTAATTATTTCTTTATTATCTAAAATAATATCTGCTAAAAATCTTTTATATCTTTTTATTAGTTTTCCGTGTATTAGTTCTTCAAATTTCATTAAAATTATCCTTTTTTTTCAAAGAAACATAATAAGCTTTTTTTATTGAAAATAGCTTAAAAAAATTATAAAAATTTATAAGTGACTAATAAAAGATTTTAAGCTATCATATTGCCGCATTTAAAAAACTTATATCATTATTTTAGAAAAAATTATGATATTTTTTTTTAAGGAAACATTTTAAAATTTGGAGGGCTGATGCCGAACACTCTTGCACCAATCACACTAACGGATGACATATCATTTGCTACAAATATTGTTATCGCTGTTTTATTATTGGTTTTATTTCTTACATTTAAGAAATCTCAACATACAGATGTTTTTCCAATTTCTGTAACTCAAGAACTTAAAGGTTTAGGTATTTTAACAGTTGTTTTTGCACACTTTGCATATATGAAAGTTACAAATCCTGAGTTTCTTTTTCCTTTATCTATTATAGCTGGGGTTGGAGTTGACTTATTCCTTTTTATGTCTGGGTATGGTTTAACTGTGGGGATGTTAAAAAAACCAATGCCTACTTTAGATTTTTATAAAAGAAGAGTTATAAAAATCTTTATTCCATTTTGGGTTGCGTTGATTATTATTTTTGCTGCTGATGCATTATTTTTAGGAATTTTTTATCCAGTTCCTTACATGATACAATCAGTTTTAGGATGGTTCCCAACTGCTATTGGATTTGGAGATGTTAACTCACCATTTTGGTATATTACATGGATGTTGATGTTTTATATTCTGTTTCCACTTGTATTTAGTGTTAGTAAACCTTGGTTAAGTGCTATTATACTTGCTGTTATTGCTACAGTAATTGGTACTTATAATCCATTAGATATGGGTGATAATTGGCTTCATAGATTACATACAGTTGCTTTTTCTATGGGTATTATTGCTGCTTGGTTATTAACTGAATCAAAAGATAAAGAGAATAAACTTGTAAAATATTTAAAAGAGTTTAGAACAAATAGTAATGTTTCAAGATATGTACTAATAGCTTTAATGTTTGTAATAGTTGTTTATATGTCTTTACATACAACGGCAAATCATTGGCCTAAATTAACTGCACTTTTAGGAAAAGGTTTTTATGTTGAACAGTTTACTTCTATAGTTATTATGTTGGCATTTATTGTGATTTTCTCACTTAAAAAAGTTGATAATAAGTTTTTAGCTATTTATGGGCTTTATTCATTTGAAGTATATTTAATTCACTGGCCATTAATGGCAAGATATGATATCTTCTTTGATTATTTACCTTCTTGGGCAGCTGTTATTGCTTGGATGATTGCATTTATTCTTGTAAGTATGTTATTACAAAAAATTGTAACACCAATTAGTTCATGGGTTGATAAAATCGCAAAATAAATATAGAGTAATTCCAATCTTAGGATTGGAATTATTTTTTTTCTACATAAATTCCAAAATCTTTTGGTACATTTACTGATGAATCATCAAAAAGTCTAGCAAAATATAAATATCCAAACTCTTGCTTTATATGAGAAGAATCTATGAAATTATCTTTATTTGTTGTAATGCTATTAGAATACATAAAATCCCAATAAGGTGTGATTTTAGCTACTTCTTCTTTCCATTTATAATATATATCCATTTTATTTAGTTCTTCTAATAATTCCAATTGAGAAGTGTGAATGGCTGTTGTAAACACTTTTAGATTTACATTATGTTCTTCACATAGTTCAACCATTTTTTTCAAATAATCTAAACCGCTTTCTCCCCATTCTAAATAATCTCTATATTTTTTTCTGTAACCATTAACAGAGTTACTCCATCTTTTTTCTTCAGGATTATTTGTAAGAACTATTTGTTGATGATAAGCTGTTATTGCACCATCTTTATATACAGGCTCTGTATTTGTGTTGTTATAGGCATATTTTAGATATTTATATAATGGAACTTCTAAATAGTGTTTTATTTGTTGATAAAAATTAAATTTATTTGTAAAAATATCCTTATCAAAATCACTTGAATTATCCTCTAAAACTTCACTAAAAGTATAAAGATTTATTCCAAGAATTACATTTTTAATTTGAAGATTTTCTAAAGAGTATTTTAAAAAATAGTATTGTTCTTCTAGTGTTGAATAACTAAGTCCTAAATTATAGACTTTATCATTTGTATATTTTTTTAAATCTTCTGGATTTAAGTAATGAACTCTACTTCCACCAACCATTAAAGTATCTGGTTTTATTTGATTTAACTCCACAAATTTTTGTGTTCTATATGCTAAAGCTATATCTTTGTATAAGCCTAAGTTAAATTTATTGTTTAATCCAGCTGGATCAATAATATATCTTACACCAATTCCAAGAGCAAAAAGAATCAATGTAAAAATGATTGATAAAAGTAGATAAATCTTATATTTTTTTTTCATCTTTTTGCCTTAAAATTGGAAATATAAAAATTCTTTTGCACTTGAAAAAGTGAACATTGAAGCTGCTAAAAGAATTACTGTGTAAAAAATATATTTAAAATTTGGTTTGAAATTTTCTGAAATTTCCATACTATTTTTACAAGCAAGGGCTAAATATAAAGCTAAAACTATATAAAAACTTTGTAAATATGGGTCTATATAAAATAGATTTTCAAATCTTAAATTTGATATATCAAAAAGTGTAGTTGTTACATACCAAGCATCTGCAAAATCATTTGAAACGAATAAAATTCTTGTTAATATAAGTCCAAAAAACATCAAAAACCAAGCTACATAAAAATTCATTTCAAGATTTGCTTTTTTCATCATGTGAGCCATAACTACAAAAATACCATTTAATAATCCCCAAACAACGAAGTTCCATCCAGCTCCATGCCAAAATCCAGATACAAAAAATGTAATCATTATATTTAGATACATTACCCAAACTAAAGATTTATTTCCACCTAAAGATTTGTAAATATAATCACCTAAAAATCTTGAAAGAGTAATATGCCATCTTTTCCAATAGTCAGCAAAATTTCTAGCTTTGTATGGACTGTTGAAGTTTTTTGGAATATTTATATTAAACATTTTTCCAATACCAATAGCCATATCAGCATATCCTGAAAGGTCAAAATAGTAAGATAATACATAAGAAACAGAAGCATACCAAGCTTCAACCATAGATAGTTTTTGAGCATTATCAAAGGCATATTGAGCATAATCAGTTAAAGGGTCACCAATTAGTGTTTTTTTTGAAAGTCCAATAGCAAAAATAAATAGACCTAAAGCTACATTTTCCCATTTTATAAAAGATTTCCACTTTGTTTGAAACTGTGGAATAATCTCTTTGTGGTGCATAATTGGACCCATTAGAAGTTGTGGGAAAAAAGTAATAAATAAAGCATAATTTAAAAAATTGTATTCTTTTGTTTCACCTCTATATGAATCAACTAAAAATGCAATTTGTTGAAAAGTAAAATAACTAATTGCAAGAGGAAGTGCTAAATGAAGAAGTTCCACATCTTTATTTAAAGCCCAATTAAAATTTTCTATAAAAAAATCTGTATATTTAAAGTATCCTAAAAGTGCAACATTTCCAATAATTCCAAATGTTAGCATCTGTTTAGTACGGTTTTTTCCTAAAAATTGCCCAACGTAAAAGTTGAAAATCATACTTCCTAAAATCAATGGAAGATAAATAACATTCCACCAAGAATAAAAAGTTAATGAGGCAAGAACTAAAAATATTTTGCTTAAAGTTATAAGTTTTTTTGAGTTTAAATAAAAATAAACAATAAATGTAAGGGGTAAAAAAACCAATAAAAATTCATAAGAGTTAAATAACAATAAAATACCTTTTTTATCTAAATAGTGAAAAAAACGCGAAATTTTAGTAGAAAATTGTGAAATAATTGCTTAATTTATAAGTTTTTGTAAAGATTTGAATTTATAAATATTATCTAAAAAATTAAATTCTAAATAATTAGCTTGTAGCATTAGTCTTGAAGCTTTTGAAATTTCCAATCTTTTTTCTTCTGAAATTTTGTTTTTCAAAAACTCATCAGCAAATTTTTCATCAACTCCATAAAGTGTATCTCCTATGATTCTATGAGCAATTGATTCTAAATGAACTCTGATTTGATGTTGTCTTCCTGTTTGTGGGATTGCTTCTATTTGTGTTTGATTGTTTTTTTCATCATAAAAAATAGGATTGATAAGAGTTTTTGACTCTTTTCCTTTTTCATCAACTCTCATTTTTAGTTTTATTAGCCCATTATCATTTGTAATTGCGGAGTTTATTTCTATACTATTTGTGATTTTTCCTTCAACTATAGCTTGATATTTTTTTATATACTCTTTTTCTTCAAACATATTTTTTAAAACCATATCACTAAAAGGATTTTTAGCAACTAAAACTAAACCTGAAGTTTCAGTATCAATTCTGTGAACTAATGAACCTTTTTCTTTATAAAGGTATCTAATTTCATCTAAAAGGGTATAAATATTTAGTTGATGAGAAGAGGGATGAACCATCAAACCACTTGGTTTGTCAAAAATAGCAAAATGAAAAGTTTCAAATATAGGTTTTAATCCTTTTGTTATTGGTTCAAAAATAGTTATATAAATAAATTCTGATTTTAGGATTTGATTTTTCTGAAGTCGAGAGTTTTTTTCATCACTTATTTTGCCTTTTTCTAAAAGTGATAAACTAAGTCTTAAATCTATAGGAAGTTCTTTTAAAAACTCTTCTATTTTAATACCTTTTTTTGTTTTGAACTCTTTTTTTATATACGGCAAAATTTCTCCTAAAAACTACTTTTTTGTGATATTAACAAAAAATCAATATAATTCCACAATGAATAAAGATTTAATTACAAAATACGGTTATGAAAAAATAGTTAAAGAGTTTAAAGATTTACTAAAAGAGAAATCTTTTTGGGTTAAAGAGAAAGAAATAGCAGCTCAACTTGGTGATAGAAGTGAAAATGCTGA
Coding sequences within:
- a CDS encoding YgaP family membrane protein; translation: MNKFDKFRNFCRPFRIVIGLVLIAIGFFTGNAWFYLGVIPLIAGLADFCPVCIISKKCTPKTKA
- a CDS encoding alpha/beta fold hydrolase → MKEKIYFIPGLMTDERLWKRVIPLLENDYEIVHVPIPRSEDFDEIIDILFNEIKEEKINLLGFSLGGYIASYFAITYPNRVKRVFMVAATPGATNEAEIERRKEKFAIIEKEGFGLSYEKALSLVEETNKNDEDLIQTIIDMFNDLGKNCFISQLTSTFYRKDLFEDLIHQDFPIWIFYSDNDRLLNKESLKRLITTTHNIKMIKREGSSHNIPLEAPFDFASNVKNWMNS
- the sfsA gene encoding DNA/RNA nuclease SfsA, translated to MKFEELIHGKLIKRYKRFLADIILDNKEIITAHVPNSGAMTSCIEENCDVWVSFHDSEKRKLKYTLELTKIGENLICTNTNVANKIAVEAINNQTIKELQGYKSLKTEQKYGQSSRIDILLENENEKCFVEVKSVSLRIDDFLAFPDAVTSRGTKHLKELEEMVKLGHRAVMLYVIQRTDDLPFKLACQIDKKYCETFKEVTKNKVEVLVYQSSINLEDITIKNSSNFLH
- a CDS encoding acyltransferase family protein, which encodes MPNTLAPITLTDDISFATNIVIAVLLLVLFLTFKKSQHTDVFPISVTQELKGLGILTVVFAHFAYMKVTNPEFLFPLSIIAGVGVDLFLFMSGYGLTVGMLKKPMPTLDFYKRRVIKIFIPFWVALIIIFAADALFLGIFYPVPYMIQSVLGWFPTAIGFGDVNSPFWYITWMLMFYILFPLVFSVSKPWLSAIILAVIATVIGTYNPLDMGDNWLHRLHTVAFSMGIIAAWLLTESKDKENKLVKYLKEFRTNSNVSRYVLIALMFVIVVYMSLHTTANHWPKLTALLGKGFYVEQFTSIVIMLAFIVIFSLKKVDNKFLAIYGLYSFEVYLIHWPLMARYDIFFDYLPSWAAVIAWMIAFILVSMLLQKIVTPISSWVDKIAK
- a CDS encoding MBOAT family O-acyltransferase, which codes for MLFNSYEFLLVFLPLTFIVYFYLNSKKLITLSKIFLVLASLTFYSWWNVIYLPLILGSMIFNFYVGQFLGKNRTKQMLTFGIIGNVALLGYFKYTDFFIENFNWALNKDVELLHLALPLAISYFTFQQIAFLVDSYRGETKEYNFLNYALFITFFPQLLMGPIMHHKEIIPQFQTKWKSFIKWENVALGLFIFAIGLSKKTLIGDPLTDYAQYAFDNAQKLSMVEAWYASVSYVLSYYFDLSGYADMAIGIGKMFNINIPKNFNSPYKARNFADYWKRWHITLSRFLGDYIYKSLGGNKSLVWVMYLNIMITFFVSGFWHGAGWNFVVWGLLNGIFVVMAHMMKKANLEMNFYVAWFLMFFGLILTRILFVSNDFADAWYVTTTLFDISNLRFENLFYIDPYLQSFYIVLALYLALACKNSMEISENFKPNFKYIFYTVILLAASMFTFSSAKEFLYFQF
- a CDS encoding RluA family pseudouridine synthase; this translates as MPYIKKEFKTKKGIKIEEFLKELPIDLRLSLSLLEKGKISDEKNSRLQKNQILKSEFIYITIFEPITKGLKPIFETFHFAIFDKPSGLMVHPSSHQLNIYTLLDEIRYLYKEKGSLVHRIDTETSGLVLVAKNPFSDMVLKNMFEEKEYIKKYQAIVEGKITNSIEINSAITNDNGLIKLKMRVDEKGKESKTLINPIFYDEKNNQTQIEAIPQTGRQHQIRVHLESIAHRIIGDTLYGVDEKFADEFLKNKISEEKRLEISKASRLMLQANYLEFNFLDNIYKFKSLQKLIN